The DNA sequence AGCCAATTGGAGAATGACATGTTCGACCTTACGGGAATGACCGCCCTCGTCACGGGCTCCAGCGGCGGGATCGGCTCGGCCATCGCGCGGGCGCTGGCGCAGCAGGGGGCGCGGATTGCGCTGTCCGGCTCCAACCCGGCGAAGCTGCGCGCCTTTCGGGATGAGCTGAATAACGAATTCGGCCACGATCACGTGGAGATCACCTGCGATCTCTCCAACACCACGCAGGTGGAGGAACTCATCCCCGCGGCCATGGATACGCTGGGCCAGCTGGACATTCTGGTGAACAATGCCGGCATCACGCGCGACAACCTCGCCATGCGGATGAAGGATGACGAGTGGCAGCAGGTGATCGCCATCAATCTGGAGGCGGCGTTTCGCCTGATGCGCGCGGCGGCCCGGCCGATGATGAAGGCGCGCTTCGGCCGCATCGTCACCATCACCAGCGTGGTGGGCGCCACCGGCAATCCCGGCCAGATGAATTACGCCGCCGCCAAGGCAGGGCTTACCGGCATGACCAAGAGCTTCGCGCAGGAAGTGGCGAGCCGCGGCATCACCGCCAATTGCGTGGCTCCCGGCTTCATCCGCACCCCGATGACCGATGTCCTGCCCGACGCCCAAAAGGAGGCGCTGAACAGCCGCATCCCGATGGGCCGCATGGGCGAGGGCGGAGATATCGGCGCTGCCGTGGCCTATCTCGCCTCGCGCGAGGCGGGCTATGTCACCGGGCAGACGCTGCATGTGAACGGCGGCATGGCGATGTTCTCCTGACAGGGCATCACCCTGGCGCAGCGGTGCATTTATCCCCAAGCGAATCCCCGGATAAGGGCATTGATCCTTGCCGCGGGCGATGCCACCGCTAAGGATAGAGGACGATTTTCCGGCGCTTGTGGGCGATTCCGGCCGCAGCGGCGCAAGGGGGTTAGAAGGATACGATGAAGGCCACCATCGAACGCGCGAGGCTGCTGCGCTGTCTGTCTCATGTCCAGTCGGTGGTTGAGCGGCGGAACACGATTCCGATCCTCTCCAACGTGCTGATCGAAGCGGATGTGGACGGCCGGCTGAAGGTGACGGCCACCGATCTGGACCTGCAGGTCGTCGAAAGCCTGGCGGCCGTGTCCGTGGAAAGCGCGGGCGCGATCACCGTCTCTGCACATCTGCTGTTCGACATTGCACGCAAGCTGCCCGACGGGGCGCAGGTGAGCCTGGAGACGGCCGATAACCGGATGACGGTGAAGGCCGGCCGCAGCCGCTTCCAGCTGCCGACCCTGCCGCGCGACGATTTCCCGCTGATCGTGGAAGGCGATCTGCCGACCAGCTTCGAACTGCCGGCCAAGATGCTGGCCGAACTGATCGACCGCACCCGCTTCGCGATCTCCACCGAAGAGACGCGCTATTACCTCAACGGTATCTTCCTGCATGTCTCGGATGAGGATGCGCCGGTGCTCAAGGCCGCGGCGACCGACGGGCACCGCCTCGCGCGTTTCACCCTGCCGCGCCCCGATGGGGCTGATGGCATGCCGGACGTGATCGTGCCCCGCAAGGCGGTGGGCGAATTGCGCAAGCTCCTGGAAGAATCGCTGGACGGGAACGTCGAAAT is a window from the Altererythrobacter sp. B11 genome containing:
- the fabG gene encoding 3-oxoacyl-[acyl-carrier-protein] reductase — its product is MFDLTGMTALVTGSSGGIGSAIARALAQQGARIALSGSNPAKLRAFRDELNNEFGHDHVEITCDLSNTTQVEELIPAAMDTLGQLDILVNNAGITRDNLAMRMKDDEWQQVIAINLEAAFRLMRAAARPMMKARFGRIVTITSVVGATGNPGQMNYAAAKAGLTGMTKSFAQEVASRGITANCVAPGFIRTPMTDVLPDAQKEALNSRIPMGRMGEGGDIGAAVAYLASREAGYVTGQTLHVNGGMAMFS
- the dnaN gene encoding DNA polymerase III subunit beta; this translates as MKATIERARLLRCLSHVQSVVERRNTIPILSNVLIEADVDGRLKVTATDLDLQVVESLAAVSVESAGAITVSAHLLFDIARKLPDGAQVSLETADNRMTVKAGRSRFQLPTLPRDDFPLIVEGDLPTSFELPAKMLAELIDRTRFAISTEETRYYLNGIFLHVSDEDAPVLKAAATDGHRLARFTLPRPDGADGMPDVIVPRKAVGELRKLLEESLDGNVEIDLSASKIRFTLGGEGGVVLTSKLIDGTFPDYSRVIPTGNDKLLKIDPRSFYQGVDRVATIATEKTRAVKMGLETDKVTLSVTSPDNGTAAEEVPASYSSDPFEIGFNANYLKDILAQIDSDTVEIHLADPGAPTLIRQDEKSPALYVLMPMRV